A region from the Bacteroidales bacterium genome encodes:
- a CDS encoding SUMF1/EgtB/PvdO family nonheme iron enzyme, translating into MKKSDKTKTYSNENKTTTYGDSGKLTKETIHNLKAGENIILNNKDYKILEIISESTGEAVIYKIESVTPKSPKGDFAAATKKSPSGDLGAKQAKANFNQKQKIYALKLYFEFKDLENEPNTEALSRIKNIKDVDILRLYDFGTGINKYENKYCFEILDFAHGLDLLDVKKLKEKYSPDFIEKEVIPQIFLGILKLHENRIYHCDLKPQNVFYLDKTQVEIVVGDYGSAKTFEFDAEKKSRKTTTVKGTDFYLPPEQARGFISEKNDYYSFGMILLHLFYPEKILLNESEPKSLSHSKLKQIIERQFEAKPIIDFNPKYERINKLIEGLTLVDFNLRWGKEQVEQWIKGEQIEVIYRKSAETQSGTSTLVKKALKFGKYTINTPYDLRDYILNDPNWYTDLIEDKENKEDFIIWILNLYDGNRSKRSAFNRIIKYYSPEGIDFVADAIIRFLIPEHPVVFGLKMFDFKESTDLIKTTTEAFSHLIFNLWENSSDKDIQLYFFRYEFALRQLKDKQPEVINLLNILYKELNKEEKISDDFYNYKVFAYTSVSKKALQNIKQFLYESLLTQSILDFIELNDKNELHYSIGRTLNSYFSEIGINNSLTELGSPEIISVSYPKDYNSLENFYEKTIDAVINSICNKHSITAETFSENSLELFKRNFINAFNSLSEKLANEYYKIKKDLSIFIKWRYPINNYIKKIKLTVKKKKYNEINSAFYLISKIRKYENDKLIKKKQRIEKFISPKKSAITEFYKENRYITIMSLAAFLLTVIILLSKLYEKKEAENIVFPQVEMIRVWGGEFNMGYYAGPENKKPLHTIYLNSFYISKYEITNKQFCLFLNDYGYKVKDKDNEKEKTISYSNNEERDWGIHRTDSGWHPAAGYENHPVIYVTWYGANEFCKWIGGRLPTEAEWEFAVRGGNKSEAYKYSGSNELKDIAWYNDNSENKTHKVGTKSPNELGIHDMSGNVFEWCEDWYKPNNKPVNLTEAEAKVLRGGSYYSDNNKNSLFYRTGHLPNKSFSNIGFRLCSDKELNN; encoded by the coding sequence ATGAAAAAATCCGACAAAACTAAAACATATTCCAACGAAAATAAAACGACAACCTATGGTGATTCAGGGAAACTCACAAAGGAAACGATTCATAATCTAAAAGCCGGTGAAAATATTATTCTGAACAATAAAGACTACAAAATTCTTGAAATTATTTCAGAAAGTACAGGCGAAGCAGTTATCTATAAAATTGAATCAGTTACCCCTAAATCCCCTAAAGGGGACTTTGCCGCAGCTACCAAAAAGTCCCCTTCAGGGGATTTAGGGGCAAAACAGGCGAAAGCAAATTTTAATCAAAAACAAAAAATCTATGCACTAAAGCTGTATTTTGAATTTAAAGACCTGGAAAATGAACCAAATACAGAAGCGTTATCACGAATAAAAAATATTAAAGATGTTGACATTTTAAGACTTTATGATTTTGGAACGGGAATAAATAAATATGAAAATAAATATTGCTTTGAAATTTTAGACTTTGCACACGGGCTTGATTTGTTAGACGTAAAAAAACTGAAAGAAAAATATTCTCCTGATTTCATTGAAAAAGAAGTTATTCCGCAAATATTTCTCGGCATACTTAAACTGCACGAAAACAGAATTTATCATTGCGATTTAAAACCGCAAAATGTTTTTTATCTTGATAAAACACAAGTTGAGATTGTCGTAGGCGATTACGGATCAGCAAAGACATTTGAATTTGATGCAGAGAAAAAATCGCGCAAAACCACAACAGTAAAAGGAACTGATTTTTATTTGCCGCCCGAACAAGCACGAGGTTTTATTTCCGAAAAAAACGATTACTATTCTTTCGGAATGATATTGTTGCATTTATTTTATCCCGAAAAAATACTGCTGAATGAGAGTGAGCCAAAAAGTTTAAGTCATTCAAAGCTTAAACAAATTATTGAACGGCAGTTTGAAGCTAAACCGATAATTGACTTCAATCCGAAATACGAAAGAATTAATAAACTTATCGAAGGTTTAACACTTGTTGATTTTAATTTGCGATGGGGAAAAGAACAAGTTGAACAATGGATAAAAGGCGAACAAATTGAAGTTATTTACCGAAAATCGGCAGAGACTCAATCCGGAACATCAACATTAGTTAAAAAAGCATTGAAATTCGGGAAATATACTATAAACACACCTTATGATTTAAGAGATTATATTCTGAACGATCCAAATTGGTATACCGACCTGATTGAAGATAAGGAAAATAAGGAAGATTTCATCATATGGATATTAAACTTATATGACGGAAACCGAAGTAAACGTTCAGCATTTAACCGCATTATAAAATATTACAGCCCTGAAGGTATTGATTTTGTTGCAGATGCAATTATACGTTTCTTAATTCCCGAACATCCGGTAGTATTTGGTTTAAAGATGTTCGATTTTAAAGAATCAACTGATTTAATAAAAACTACAACCGAGGCTTTTTCTCATCTTATTTTTAATCTGTGGGAAAATTCTTCCGATAAAGATATTCAGCTGTACTTTTTCAGATATGAATTTGCATTAAGACAACTGAAAGATAAACAACCGGAAGTAATAAATTTATTAAACATTTTATACAAAGAACTCAATAAAGAAGAGAAAATAAGTGACGATTTTTATAACTATAAAGTTTTCGCTTATACATCAGTTTCAAAAAAAGCATTACAAAACATAAAGCAATTCCTTTATGAATCTTTATTAACACAAAGCATTCTTGATTTTATTGAACTTAATGATAAAAATGAATTGCATTACAGTATAGGAAGAACACTGAATTCTTATTTTTCTGAAATCGGAATAAACAATTCATTAACTGAATTAGGTTCTCCGGAAATTATTTCTGTAAGCTATCCTAAAGATTATAATTCCCTCGAAAATTTTTATGAAAAAACAATTGATGCTGTTATAAACAGTATTTGCAATAAACATTCAATTACTGCAGAAACCTTTTCAGAAAACAGTTTGGAATTATTTAAAAGGAATTTCATAAATGCTTTCAACAGTTTGTCTGAAAAACTTGCAAATGAATATTATAAAATAAAAAAAGATCTTTCAATATTTATAAAATGGCGTTATCCGATTAATAATTACATAAAAAAAATTAAATTAACAGTTAAGAAGAAAAAATATAATGAAATTAATTCAGCTTTTTATTTAATATCAAAAATCCGAAAATATGAAAACGACAAATTAATAAAAAAGAAACAAAGAATTGAAAAATTCATATCTCCGAAAAAAAGTGCAATAACAGAGTTTTATAAAGAAAATCGATATATAACAATAATGAGTCTTGCAGCATTTTTACTTACTGTTATAATTTTATTGAGTAAATTATATGAAAAGAAAGAAGCAGAAAACATCGTTTTTCCCCAAGTAGAAATGATACGCGTATGGGGCGGAGAATTTAATATGGGATATTATGCAGGTCCTGAAAATAAAAAACCTTTACATACAATATATTTGAATTCTTTTTACATTAGTAAATACGAAATAACAAATAAACAATTCTGCTTATTTTTGAATGATTACGGTTACAAAGTAAAAGATAAAGATAATGAAAAAGAAAAAACAATCTCATATAGTAATAATGAAGAAAGGGATTGGGGAATACACCGGACAGACAGCGGTTGGCATCCGGCTGCAGGATACGAAAATCACCCTGTTATTTATGTTACATGGTACGGAGCAAACGAATTTTGTAAATGGATAGGCGGCAGGCTACCGACTGAAGCAGAATGGGAATTTGCTGTACGCGGCGGAAATAAATCTGAAGCTTATAAATACTCAGGCAGTAATGAACTTAAAGATATTGCATGGTATAATGATAATTCAGAAAATAAAACTCATAAAGTAGGAACTAAAAGCCCGAATGAACTTGGTATTCATGATATGAGCGGTAATGTTTTTGAATGGTGCGAAGATTGGTACAAACCTAATAACAAACCTGTAAATCTAACAGAAGCAGAAGCAAAAGTACTTCGAGGAGGATCATACTACAGTGACAATAATAAAAATTCACTTTTTTATCGTACGGGCCACCTACCGAATAAAAGTTTCAGTAATATTGGATTTCGATTATGCAGTGATAAAGAATTAAATAATTGA
- a CDS encoding protein kinase yields the protein MKKADKTKTYSDSNKTSFYGDVEKLTKETVHKIKAGDNIILNNKEYKILEIISESTGEAVIYKIESVTPKSPKGDFAAATKKSPSGDLGAKQAKANFNQKQKIYALKLYFEFKDAENEPNTEAISRIKNIKDVDILRLYDYGTGINKYKGKYCFEISDFAYGHDLLRVVNLKEKYNPDFIEKEVIPQIFLGILKLHENRIYHCDLKPQNVFYLDKTQVEIVVGDYGSAKTFEFDAEKKSRKTTTVKGTDFYLPPEQARGFISEKNDYYSFGMILLHLFYPEKILLNESEPKSLSHSKLKQIIERQFEAKPIIDFNPKYERINKLIEGLTLVDFNLRWGEKEVKNWLEGKSVDVYYKKEVLKTGVGEYSEKTLIFGTYKINSVYDLRDYILNEKNWYADLIEDEENRDDFTEWILNLYAGDRSKRSAFNRIVKLYSQEGIDFVADAIIRFFLPEHPVSIGLKSYNFAEPDDIIKSTALAFSHLIFDLWDSSTEKDIKLFIFSYEFALRHIKNKEEADRILKILYQKLSLNENTDDDFEDYKVYAYTKINKSSLEIIKEFLAELTASDIEIVVNSIDNEHNLKYNPVKSTFNYFQSIGIDNVLFHKSSEEQSIKLRIIDSYESYDDFINKTFNFFIKDFISKHCISNDLGSTSVKKIKETFKIAFQSIKENIENVLTDLYNIYLKEITLIKDLHIDIRDKNNFLQNIEYNKFKKTYEDILILKSELEKIVAIEKLLIDCTEKASESSAVIPELKDAEKLINTDIYKNIIKAEQVLKEIYYFKLGGTFNIKDIKKHEEISYKKLERVTQIQLESYIASLTVSSDGKYIIAAGNNSIMMVDPDRKKTVKTHGKVNFPLNRVAVSKDSKYTAYTDMGNANAYLRDFSSGKEIYTFQSGEYIAYGVAFSPDGKYLAVSGHSTLFWNIEKRKIDKILNASIEVSFHSEKNFFASIGKSKTLYTNSDTWESTLISEKSTKGMNEVSLSPNGKYIAIGNNDSSITVLDVETAELLYTFPRPDFDHDYGEPNIYFSPDEKLMAAVLESGKIKLWGMETGEPILTIKKFKEIEGIAFHPSGDYIVIADEDKLFLIYLKNSFKPGSE from the coding sequence ATGAAAAAAGCCGATAAAACAAAAACATATTCTGACAGCAACAAAACAAGCTTTTACGGTGATGTCGAAAAACTCACAAAAGAAACTGTTCATAAAATAAAAGCCGGTGATAATATTATTCTGAACAATAAAGAGTACAAAATTCTTGAAATTATTTCAGAAAGTACAGGCGAAGCAGTTATCTATAAAATTGAATCAGTTACCCCTAAATCCCCTAAAGGGGACTTTGCCGCAGCTACCAAAAAGTCCCCTTCAGGGGATTTAGGGGCAAAACAGGCGAAAGCAAATTTTAATCAAAAACAAAAAATCTATGCACTAAAGCTGTATTTTGAATTTAAAGACGCAGAAAATGAACCAAATACAGAAGCAATATCAAGAATTAAAAACATTAAAGATGTTGATATACTGCGTTTATATGATTACGGAACAGGTATAAACAAATATAAAGGGAAATATTGTTTTGAAATTTCTGATTTTGCATACGGACATGATTTATTGAGAGTAGTAAACCTAAAGGAAAAATATAATCCTGATTTCATTGAAAAAGAAGTTATTCCGCAAATATTTCTCGGCATTCTTAAATTACACGAAAACAGAATTTATCATTGTGATTTAAAACCACAAAATGTTTTTTATCTTGATAAAACACAAGTTGAGATTGTCGTAGGCGATTACGGATCAGCAAAAACATTTGAATTTGATGCAGAGAAAAAATCGCGCAAAACCACAACAGTAAAAGGAACTGATTTTTATTTGCCGCCCGAACAAGCACGAGGTTTTATTTCCGAAAAAAACGATTACTATTCTTTCGGAATGATATTGTTGCATTTATTTTATCCCGAAAAAATACTGCTGAATGAGAGTGAGCCAAAAAGTTTAAGTCATTCAAAGCTTAAACAAATTATTGAACGGCAGTTTGAAGCTAAACCGATAATTGACTTCAATCCGAAATACGAAAGAATTAATAAACTTATCGAAGGTTTAACACTTGTTGATTTTAATTTGCGATGGGGCGAAAAGGAAGTCAAAAATTGGTTAGAAGGCAAAAGTGTTGATGTATATTATAAAAAAGAAGTCTTAAAAACCGGTGTGGGCGAGTATTCTGAAAAAACTCTGATATTCGGGACTTATAAAATTAATTCAGTATATGACTTAAGAGATTACATCCTTAATGAAAAAAATTGGTATGCTGATTTAATTGAAGATGAAGAGAACCGTGATGATTTTACGGAATGGATATTAAACTTGTATGCCGGTGACCGAAGCAAGCGTTCTGCATTTAATCGTATTGTAAAGTTATACAGTCAAGAAGGAATTGATTTTGTTGCAGATGCAATAATTCGATTCTTTTTACCCGAACATCCTGTATCAATTGGTCTGAAATCATATAATTTTGCTGAACCGGATGATATTATAAAATCCACTGCCTTGGCATTTTCTCATCTGATTTTTGATTTATGGGACAGTTCAACAGAGAAAGATATTAAACTGTTTATTTTCAGCTATGAATTTGCTTTAAGGCATATAAAAAATAAGGAGGAAGCTGACAGGATTTTAAAAATATTATATCAAAAACTTTCCCTTAATGAAAACACAGATGATGACTTTGAAGACTATAAAGTTTATGCATACACCAAAATAAATAAAAGCTCTTTGGAAATTATCAAAGAATTTCTGGCAGAATTAACTGCAAGTGATATTGAGATTGTAGTAAACTCAATAGATAATGAGCATAATTTAAAATATAATCCGGTTAAATCAACATTTAATTATTTTCAAAGCATTGGAATAGATAATGTACTGTTTCACAAATCCTCAGAAGAACAAAGTATTAAATTAAGGATAATTGATTCTTATGAATCTTATGATGACTTTATTAATAAAACATTCAACTTTTTTATAAAAGATTTTATTTCAAAACATTGTATTTCAAATGATTTAGGCTCAACTTCAGTAAAAAAAATAAAAGAAACTTTCAAAATTGCTTTTCAAAGTATCAAAGAGAACATTGAAAATGTATTAACTGATTTATACAATATATATTTAAAAGAAATTACATTAATAAAAGATCTTCATATTGATATCAGAGATAAAAACAATTTTCTTCAAAATATTGAATATAATAAATTTAAAAAAACCTATGAAGATATACTTATCCTGAAAAGTGAACTTGAAAAAATAGTTGCAATAGAAAAATTACTGATAGATTGTACTGAAAAAGCATCAGAATCAAGTGCTGTTATTCCGGAATTAAAGGATGCTGAAAAACTTATAAATACTGATATTTATAAAAATATTATAAAAGCCGAACAAGTTCTGAAAGAAATTTACTATTTTAAGCTTGGCGGCACTTTCAATATTAAAGATATTAAGAAACATGAAGAAATATCATATAAAAAATTAGAAAGGGTTACACAGATACAGTTAGAGTCATATATTGCATCATTGACTGTAAGTTCAGACGGTAAGTATATTATAGCTGCAGGAAATAATTCTATAATGATGGTTGACCCGGATCGTAAAAAAACTGTAAAAACTCACGGTAAGGTAAATTTTCCTTTGAACCGTGTGGCTGTGAGCAAAGACAGTAAATACACAGCATACACTGACATGGGAAATGCGAATGCATATCTTCGAGATTTTTCTTCGGGAAAAGAAATATACACATTTCAATCAGGAGAATATATTGCTTATGGTGTGGCTTTTAGCCCCGATGGTAAATATCTGGCAGTTTCAGGGCACAGCACACTGTTTTGGAATATTGAAAAACGAAAAATTGACAAAATACTAAACGCATCAATTGAAGTTTCTTTTCATTCGGAGAAAAATTTTTTCGCCTCCATAGGCAAAAGTAAAACCTTATATACCAATTCGGATACATGGGAAAGCACCCTTATTTCGGAAAAATCAACTAAAGGAATGAACGAAGTCAGCTTAAGCCCTAACGGTAAGTATATTGCAATTGGAAATAATGACAGTTCAATAACTGTATTGGATGTTGAAACTGCTGAATTATTATATACTTTCCCCAGGCCCGACTTCGATCATGATTATGGTGAGCCCAATATCTATTTCAGTCCGGATGAAAAACTTATGGCTGCTGTTTTGGAATCAGGGAAAATTAAACTTTGGGGCATGGAAACAGGAGAACCGATATTGACAATTAAAAAATTTAAAGAAATCGAAGGAATAGCTTTTCATCCGAGCGGTGATTATATTGTTATTGCAGATGAAGATAAACTGTTTTTAATTTATCTGAAAAATTCTTTTAAGCCCGGTTCTGAATGA
- a CDS encoding SUMF1/EgtB/PvdO family nonheme iron enzyme, translating into MKKHDKTKIYSDSNKTTAHGDAEKLTKETVHNIEVGDNITLNNKEYKILEIISESTGEAVIYKIESVTPKSPKGDFAAATKKSPSGDLGAKQAKANFNQKQKIYALKLYFEFKDAENEPNTEALDRIRNIKDIDILRLYDFGTSINKYKDKFCFEISDFAYGHDLLRVENLKEKYNPRFIEKELIPQIFKGILRLHENNIYHCDLKPQNVFYLDKEQTEIVIGDYGSAKTFEFDAEKKSRKTTTVKGTDFYLPPEQARGFISEKNDYYSFGMILLHLFYPEKILLNESEPKSLSHSKLKQIIERQFEAKPIIDFNPKYERINKLIEGLTLVDFNLRWGEKEVKNWLEGKSVDVYYKKEVLKTGVGEYSEKTLIFGTYKINSVYDLRDYILNEKNWYADLIEDELNQKDFMNWFRNLYGNDRSKSSKFFRIVEYYSQEGVDIIADAIIRFFIPEHPVILGLKSFDLNKSTDLKKTTALVFSHLIFNLWDSSSDKDIQLYFFRYEFALRQIKDEQPEVINLLNILYKELNTKEKISADFHYNRVYAYTSVSKKSLNNIKRFLCEYLPAKINIAYIKLNVQNELHYKLEKTLTNYYTEIGLNDIQIMYEFEETISVNYSADYHSVEDFYKQTIDTTIDSICKKHLISLKILIKSSLALFKKDFINDYNRMFKKIIDIYERFEKEIPKKIKQRDPVKSDLKEFESIITGKKYHKFYSAFLLFEKIDKYRHQLFLSQREKESGNYSDRRIARRRFYRRNNDLIWILSSLIGMALLFFLLYIISEMRNDFKSKKNYENFVDKGLAVEKIEMVYVAGGTFIMGNKEGQKHEKPEHSVILNDFYFSKYEITNEQFCHFLNIYNSDKVKEGEHKGEKMIYYSNKEDRQDQGVRYTKRGWRPSGGYEDYPVIYITWYGANEYCRWANGRLPTEAEWEYAAGGGYKSKGFKFSGSNNIDDVAWHEENSEETHKVGEKAPNELGIYDMSGNVLEWCEDWYSDNYYIKSPEDNPVNLNKSNYKVVRGGSYYSNKIEILQYYRDKDPSDTHYSTIGFRLCSNNKINNN; encoded by the coding sequence ATGAAAAAACACGACAAAACAAAAATATATTCCGACAGTAATAAAACAACTGCCCATGGTGATGCCGAAAAGCTCACAAAAGAAACTGTTCATAATATAGAAGTCGGTGATAATATTACTCTGAATAACAAAGAATATAAAATTCTTGAAATTATTTCTGAAAGTACAGGTGAAGCAGTTATCTATAAAATTGAATCAGTTACCCCTAAATCCCCTAAAGGGGACTTTGCCGCAGCTACCAAAAAGTCCCCTTCAGGGGATTTAGGGGCAAAACAGGCGAAAGCAAATTTTAATCAAAAACAAAAAATCTATGCACTAAAGCTGTATTTTGAATTTAAAGACGCAGAAAATGAACCAAATACAGAAGCATTAGATAGAATAAGAAATATTAAAGATATTGATATACTGCGTTTATATGATTTCGGAACAAGCATAAACAAATACAAAGACAAATTTTGCTTTGAAATTTCAGATTTTGCATACGGTCATGATTTATTGAGAGTTGAAAACCTGAAAGAAAAATATAATCCCCGGTTCATTGAAAAAGAACTTATTCCACAAATCTTTAAAGGGATTCTTCGATTGCATGAAAATAACATCTATCACTGCGATTTAAAACCCCAAAATGTATTTTATCTTGATAAAGAACAAACTGAAATTGTAATCGGAGATTACGGCTCAGCAAAAACATTTGAATTTGATGCAGAGAAAAAATCACGCAAAACTACAACCGTAAAAGGAACCGATTTTTATCTTCCGCCTGAACAAGCAAGAGGTTTTATTTCCGAAAAAAACGATTACTATTCTTTCGGAATGATATTGTTGCATTTATTTTATCCCGAAAAAATACTGCTGAATGAGAGTGAGCCAAAAAGTTTAAGTCATTCAAAGCTTAAACAAATTATTGAACGGCAGTTTGAAGCTAAACCGATAATTGACTTCAATCCGAAATACGAAAGAATTAATAAACTTATCGAAGGTTTAACACTTGTTGATTTTAATTTGCGATGGGGCGAAAAGGAAGTCAAAAATTGGTTAGAAGGCAAAAGTGTTGATGTATATTATAAAAAAGAAGTCTTAAAAACCGGTGTGGGCGAGTATTCTGAAAAAACTCTGATATTCGGGACTTATAAAATTAATTCAGTATATGACTTAAGAGATTACATCCTTAATGAAAAGAATTGGTATGCTGATTTAATAGAAGATGAACTTAACCAAAAAGATTTTATGAATTGGTTCCGGAATCTGTACGGCAATGACAGAAGTAAAAGTTCCAAATTTTTTCGAATTGTTGAGTATTACAGTCAGGAAGGTGTTGACATTATTGCAGATGCCATTATTCGTTTTTTTATTCCCGAACATCCTGTAATATTAGGCTTGAAGAGCTTTGATCTTAATAAATCAACTGACTTAAAGAAAACGACTGCTCTTGTTTTTTCTCATTTAATTTTCAATTTATGGGATAGTTCTTCAGATAAGGATATTCAACTTTATTTTTTCAGATATGAATTTGCTTTAAGGCAAATAAAAGATGAACAACCGGAAGTAATAAACCTGTTAAATATTTTATACAAAGAACTGAATACTAAAGAAAAAATAAGTGCTGATTTTCATTACAATAGAGTTTATGCCTATACATCCGTTTCAAAAAAATCATTAAATAATATAAAGCGATTCCTCTGTGAATACTTACCGGCCAAAATCAATATTGCATATATTAAACTTAACGTACAAAATGAACTGCATTACAAGTTAGAGAAAACACTAACTAATTATTATACTGAAATAGGCTTAAATGATATACAGATTATGTATGAATTTGAAGAAACTATTTCTGTAAATTATTCGGCAGATTATCATTCCGTTGAGGATTTTTATAAACAAACAATTGATACAACTATAGACAGTATTTGCAAAAAGCATTTAATCTCCTTAAAAATACTTATAAAAAGCAGCTTGGCATTATTTAAAAAAGATTTTATAAATGATTATAACAGAATGTTTAAAAAAATAATAGATATATATGAAAGATTTGAAAAAGAGATTCCGAAAAAAATAAAACAAAGAGATCCTGTAAAAAGCGATTTAAAGGAATTTGAATCAATAATTACCGGGAAAAAATATCATAAATTTTATTCAGCTTTTTTATTATTTGAAAAAATTGATAAATACAGGCATCAACTTTTCTTATCACAAAGAGAAAAAGAATCAGGAAACTATTCTGACAGAAGAATAGCAAGAAGAAGATTTTACAGAAGAAATAATGACTTAATATGGATTCTTTCATCTCTTATTGGCATGGCACTTCTCTTTTTTTTACTCTATATAATTTCTGAAATGCGTAATGATTTTAAATCCAAAAAAAACTATGAAAATTTTGTAGATAAAGGTCTTGCAGTTGAAAAAATTGAAATGGTATATGTAGCAGGCGGAACATTTATAATGGGGAATAAAGAAGGGCAGAAGCATGAAAAACCCGAACATTCTGTTATTCTTAATGATTTTTATTTCAGCAAATATGAAATAACAAATGAACAATTCTGTCATTTTTTAAATATCTATAATTCTGATAAGGTGAAAGAAGGAGAACATAAAGGAGAAAAAATGATTTATTACAGTAATAAAGAAGACAGACAGGATCAAGGGGTACGCTATACAAAACGTGGTTGGCGGCCAAGCGGCGGATATGAAGATTACCCGGTAATTTATATTACATGGTACGGTGCAAATGAATATTGCAGATGGGCAAACGGCAGATTACCGACAGAAGCTGAATGGGAATATGCAGCAGGAGGAGGATACAAATCGAAAGGCTTCAAATTTTCGGGAAGTAATAATATTGATGATGTAGCATGGCATGAAGAAAATTCAGAAGAAACTCATAAAGTTGGGGAAAAAGCACCTAATGAACTCGGTATTTATGATATGAGCGGTAATGTTCTTGAATGGTGTGAGGATTGGTACTCTGATAATTATTATATTAAATCCCCTGAAGATAACCCTGTAAATTTAAATAAAAGTAATTATAAAGTAGTTAGAGGCGGCTCATACTACAGTAACAAAATTGAAATTTTACAATATTATCGTGATAAAGACCCTTCTGATACTCATTACTCAACTATTGGATTTCGACTATGCAGTAATAATAAAATAAATAATAACTAA